A genome region from Sphingobacteriaceae bacterium GW460-11-11-14-LB5 includes the following:
- a CDS encoding 4-hydroxy-3-methylbut-2-en-1-yl diphosphate synthase: MENILAKHDLAGGYCNSLTAYSRYLTREVNIGDIALGGHNPIRIQSMTTTDTMDTLGTVEQTIRMVESGCEYVRITAPSIKEAENLANIKKELRFRGYNVPLIADIHFTPNAAEMAARIVEKVRVNPGNYADKKKFENIEYTQDAYNAELSRIYKKFIPLVKICKEYGTAMRIGTNHGSLSDRIMSHYGDTPRGMVESAMEFIRMCEDQNYYNLVISMKASNTQVMVQAYRLLVETMAKEGMNYPLHLGVTEAGDGEDGRIKSAVGIGTLLEDGLGDTIRVSLTEDPEFEAPVAKALADRYALRSPKNEVGSPESNDLRSTLHAPRLTYNPYEYNRRITSPVQHIGGHHHPVVMIDVSKENLKDPYFLSAVGYNYSAGLDKYNLADQACDLAFLGDNLPSFSFPGNLKQVYNYQTWLHLKDKNNCHPLFSFEAFKEAEVKDEFLNFVQVDAKQLTNLTINQLSNVVLILETSAAHGMAEQRSFFVALQKKNIQIPVIVKRTYQDVDADHLMLYAATDIGALFTDGFGDGVWIDAQGQNLSLINSTSFGILQATRTRISKTEYISCPSCGRTLFDLQETTQLIRSRTDHLKGIKIGIMGCIVNGPGEMADADYGYVGTGPDKITLYRGKEVVKKNVTTAYALDELIDIIKDDGNWVEKV; this comes from the coding sequence ATGGAAAATATATTGGCAAAACATGATCTGGCTGGCGGATATTGCAACAGTTTAACCGCTTATTCGAGGTATTTAACCCGTGAAGTGAACATTGGTGATATCGCCTTAGGTGGGCATAATCCAATCCGGATCCAATCCATGACAACTACCGATACCATGGATACTTTGGGTACCGTAGAGCAGACAATCCGCATGGTAGAATCAGGCTGCGAATATGTTCGTATCACTGCGCCAAGCATTAAAGAAGCTGAAAATCTGGCCAATATTAAAAAAGAACTACGCTTCCGAGGTTATAATGTGCCGTTAATTGCCGATATCCATTTTACGCCTAATGCAGCCGAAATGGCCGCGCGTATAGTAGAAAAGGTAAGGGTTAACCCAGGCAATTATGCAGATAAAAAGAAATTCGAGAATATAGAATATACGCAGGATGCCTATAATGCAGAGTTAAGCCGGATTTACAAAAAGTTTATTCCTTTAGTAAAAATTTGTAAAGAGTATGGTACGGCCATGCGCATCGGCACCAACCACGGATCGCTTTCCGACAGGATTATGAGCCATTACGGCGATACGCCCCGCGGAATGGTTGAGTCGGCAATGGAGTTTATCCGCATGTGCGAAGACCAGAATTATTATAACCTGGTGATCTCGATGAAAGCCAGCAATACCCAGGTGATGGTTCAGGCCTATCGTTTGCTGGTAGAAACCATGGCTAAAGAGGGGATGAATTATCCTTTGCATTTAGGCGTTACTGAAGCCGGTGATGGAGAAGATGGCCGTATTAAATCAGCCGTTGGTATTGGAACCCTATTAGAAGATGGCTTGGGCGATACCATTCGTGTTTCGTTAACCGAAGATCCTGAATTTGAAGCACCAGTAGCTAAGGCTTTGGCAGACCGTTATGCTTTAAGGAGTCCGAAGAATGAAGTCGGAAGTCCGGAGTCGAATGATCTACGCTCTACGCTCCACGCCCCACGCTTAACTTACAATCCTTACGAATACAACCGCCGTATTACTAGCCCTGTTCAGCACATTGGCGGCCATCATCATCCGGTAGTGATGATCGATGTTTCGAAAGAAAATTTAAAAGACCCTTACTTTTTAAGTGCTGTTGGCTATAACTACAGTGCAGGTTTAGATAAATATAATTTAGCCGATCAGGCTTGCGATTTAGCCTTTTTAGGTGATAATTTGCCATCGTTCTCTTTCCCCGGAAATTTAAAGCAAGTTTATAATTACCAAACCTGGTTACATCTTAAAGATAAAAATAACTGTCACCCTTTATTTTCTTTTGAAGCTTTTAAAGAGGCAGAAGTTAAAGACGAATTTTTAAACTTTGTTCAAGTTGATGCCAAGCAATTAACCAATTTAACAATTAACCAGTTAAGCAATGTTGTATTAATTCTCGAAACATCAGCAGCACACGGCATGGCCGAGCAAAGATCATTTTTTGTTGCTTTACAGAAGAAAAACATCCAGATCCCGGTTATAGTAAAAAGAACTTACCAGGATGTAGATGCCGATCATTTAATGCTTTATGCTGCAACTGATATCGGCGCTTTATTTACCGATGGCTTTGGAGATGGGGTGTGGATTGATGCACAAGGTCAAAACCTTTCGCTGATTAATTCAACCAGTTTTGGGATTTTGCAGGCTACACGCACACGCATTAGTAAAACGGAATACATCTCTTGCCCAAGTTGTGGTAGAACACTTTTCGATTTGCAGGAAACCACACAGTTAATCCGCTCCCGCACCGACCATTTAAAAGGAATAAAAATCGGTATCATGGGCTGTATAGTCAATGGTCCGGGCGAAATGGCTGATGCCGATTACGGTTACGTGGGTACTGGCCCTGATAAAATTACTTTATACCGTGGTAAAGAAGTGGTAAAGAAAAATGTAACGACTGCCTATGCCTTAGACGAACTGATCGACATTATCAAAGATGATGGCAATTGGGTAGAAAAGGTTTAA
- a CDS encoding DoxX family protein, whose amino-acid sequence MNKPIRIIFLWIYALFYVLAGCNHFLSTAVYYVIMPKWLPAPGFLIYFSGILEIVFGLLLLIKKTRKLAALLIILMLIAFLPAHIYMIRMAPFILGKILVTPLIAWVRLPLQFLFIGWAWYYYAKE is encoded by the coding sequence ATGAACAAACCAATCCGTATCATTTTTCTTTGGATTTATGCCCTCTTCTACGTCCTGGCTGGATGTAACCACTTTTTATCCACTGCAGTATATTACGTAATTATGCCAAAATGGTTGCCTGCTCCTGGCTTTTTAATTTACTTTTCGGGGATATTGGAAATTGTTTTTGGGCTTTTATTGTTGATTAAGAAGACCAGAAAGCTAGCAGCACTGTTAATTATACTGATGTTGATTGCCTTTTTACCCGCGCATATCTACATGATCCGGATGGCACCATTCATATTGGGTAAAATACTGGTCACACCGCTTATTGCATGGGTAAGATTGCCTTTGCAGTTCCTGTTTATCGGATGGGCGTGGTATTATTACGCTAAAGAATAA
- a CDS encoding alpha/beta hydrolase yields MITQSNFSLSGADGKLIIGDITFDEKNPNTPIVLFVHGFKGFKDWGAHNLVARYFASNGYRYVKFNLSHSGVPVDDPKDVTDMDAFASNTVSKELFDLNAMLDFIEKAYGKDTKVNLIGHSRGGGLSIIEAANDLRINKLITWSAIGDFSSLWKKEQEAEWKKNGKIFVTNARTKEQMPLNVTLLQDFKENAAALNILDAAKRVNIPWLIVHGDDDVNVPFETAQTLAEANPNSRLVKIEGANHVYGATQPYTNETLPPLLFKVCEKVITFINEE; encoded by the coding sequence ATGATTACGCAAAGCAATTTTAGCCTGAGTGGTGCTGACGGAAAATTAATTATCGGCGATATTACTTTCGATGAGAAAAACCCTAATACCCCCATTGTACTTTTTGTACATGGCTTTAAAGGCTTTAAAGATTGGGGGGCACACAATTTAGTGGCCCGGTATTTTGCCAGCAACGGTTATCGCTATGTTAAGTTCAATTTATCGCATAGTGGAGTTCCGGTTGATGATCCGAAAGATGTAACTGATATGGATGCTTTTGCCAGCAATACCGTATCGAAAGAACTATTTGACCTCAATGCGATGCTCGATTTTATCGAAAAAGCCTACGGTAAAGATACCAAAGTGAACCTGATAGGCCATAGTCGTGGTGGTGGATTATCAATCATCGAGGCTGCGAACGATTTAAGAATTAACAAACTGATTACCTGGAGTGCCATTGGCGATTTTAGCAGTCTGTGGAAAAAAGAGCAGGAAGCTGAGTGGAAAAAGAATGGCAAAATATTCGTAACCAATGCCCGTACCAAAGAGCAGATGCCGTTAAATGTTACCTTACTGCAAGATTTTAAAGAAAATGCAGCAGCATTGAATATTTTAGATGCAGCAAAACGCGTAAACATTCCCTGGTTAATTGTTCATGGCGATGATGATGTGAATGTGCCTTTTGAAACTGCACAAACTTTGGCAGAGGCCAACCCAAATAGCAGATTGGTTAAAATTGAAGGTGCCAATCACGTTTATGGTGCTACGCAGCCCTACACCAACGAAACTTTGCCACCACTTTTGTTTAAGGTTTGCGAAAAGGTAATCACTTTTATAAACGAAGAATAA
- a CDS encoding mechanosensitive ion channel protein MscS — protein MNIPEFQSLFIELRNWLAGKGLAGGELIYSYFFIGLIGVVLFLFITIFLTRQVFIGVVKSAKTKSDWQKALFEFRVFRAFALIFGAYIIYNVVPYLFIDFKNWLFYALIFAKIYMVLAVMFAVNAFLNALVSIMESSKKYADKPVRSYKQVAKIVFYIVGFVLILSIILGESPLYVFGGFGAVTAVFILIFRDPILGFVASVQMSAIDLVRVGDWITVEKYGADGEVTEINLTTIKVRNWDKTVTIVPSYAIVSESFKNWRAMEESEGRRIKRHINIKISSIKFCDEELIGRLQSIDFLKDYLKETQQFIERYNAENTVDPNNLVNGRHMTNIGTFRVYAEKYLESNPHINTDLTFMVRQLQATENGLPIEIYVFSKEKGLKRFEEVAADIFDHLLAAVPYFDLEIFQSPSGSDMRNFVRRGDD, from the coding sequence ATGAATATCCCGGAGTTTCAATCCCTTTTTATCGAACTTAGAAACTGGCTCGCTGGCAAAGGCCTTGCCGGTGGCGAACTCATTTATTCTTATTTTTTTATAGGGCTTATTGGGGTTGTTTTATTTCTGTTTATCACCATATTTTTAACCCGACAGGTTTTTATCGGTGTGGTAAAAAGTGCCAAAACAAAGTCAGACTGGCAAAAAGCTTTGTTCGAATTTAGGGTTTTCAGAGCTTTTGCTTTAATATTTGGTGCCTACATCATTTATAATGTTGTTCCCTATCTTTTTATCGATTTTAAAAACTGGCTGTTTTATGCTTTAATATTTGCTAAAATCTACATGGTGTTAGCGGTGATGTTTGCCGTAAATGCATTTCTGAATGCTTTGGTTTCCATTATGGAATCATCAAAGAAATATGCCGATAAACCTGTTCGGAGTTACAAACAGGTCGCCAAAATTGTGTTTTACATTGTTGGTTTTGTGCTCATCCTGTCGATTATCCTGGGCGAATCGCCGTTATATGTTTTCGGCGGATTTGGAGCCGTTACTGCTGTTTTTATTTTGATTTTCAGAGATCCGATTTTAGGTTTTGTGGCCTCAGTACAGATGAGTGCCATCGATCTGGTGAGGGTAGGCGATTGGATTACTGTAGAGAAATATGGTGCCGATGGCGAGGTAACCGAAATTAATTTAACTACCATTAAAGTAAGAAACTGGGATAAAACAGTAACTATTGTACCGAGTTACGCCATTGTAAGTGAATCGTTCAAAAACTGGCGGGCGATGGAAGAAAGTGAGGGGAGGAGGATTAAACGGCACATCAATATTAAAATTTCGAGCATTAAATTCTGCGATGAAGAATTGATTGGTAGACTGCAAAGTATCGATTTTCTGAAAGATTACCTGAAAGAAACACAGCAATTTATCGAACGATACAATGCGGAAAATACGGTAGATCCCAATAACCTGGTTAACGGCCGCCACATGACCAATATCGGGACTTTCAGGGTGTATGCAGAAAAATACCTGGAGAGCAATCCGCATATTAATACCGATTTAACCTTCATGGTGCGTCAGTTACAGGCTACAGAAAATGGTCTTCCCATTGAGATTTATGTATTCTCAAAAGAAAAAGGCTTAAAACGTTTTGAAGAAGTTGCTGCCGATATCTTTGATCACCTGCTGGCTGCGGTGCCTTATTTTGATCTCGAAATCTTCCAAAGCCCAAGCGGAAGTGATATGCGTAATTTTGTGAGAAGAGGGGATGATTAA